TTCAGGTTAGTCTTCTGTGTCCCCTATTCGGTTATATATAAATCAGGAAACCTCTCAAAATAGATCCCATTTACATTTTACCACCAAATTCCTCATTGTTGATTAACTCCTCTATTTCTTGGTTCTACTTGTCCAATCGTAGATTTCGGATATGGCAATGGAATTGGGACCGGGCATTCCTCGTATGTGCCCGTGCGGAGCACTGACTATTCTGTTGACATCGAAGACGAAGGAAAACCCAGGCCGTAGATTCTACAGATGTGGGGTTGTATTTGGGGAAAACCACCTTTTCAAGTGGGCAGACGAAGCCTTAGTGGAGGAGATAGAAGCATTGGCCGTGAAGCAGTCGACAATTGAGAATGAGATTAATGAAGTGAAGGACCTCATTCTTGACATGAAGAAAGACATTACTGAGATTGTTGAAGTTGTTGCGGCATTATCTACCAAGCTTAGGAAGTAGCCTCGTGATGGTTAAGTAGATGTATTGGGTTTCGTTTATTGTCCCTTAATGTATGTGACCATCAATCACTATGTGATGTAATATGTAAACATCTATGTATGCAAATGTATGAATGAACTTTTACTACTTTACTATCACTGTATCGTTTGTAAATGTTATGCATAATTATTCTGCTACTACTTTGTGTTAGGGTTGACATTGGGGGGTAGGGTTTACAATGGGGAttgggtttaggggtttagaatgggtttagggtatag
The sequence above is a segment of the Raphanus sativus cultivar WK10039 unplaced genomic scaffold, ASM80110v3 Scaffold2859, whole genome shotgun sequence genome. Coding sequences within it:
- the LOC108834780 gene encoding uncharacterized protein At4g04775-like, whose translation is MAMELGPGIPRMCPCGALTILLTSKTKENPGRRFYRCGVVFGENHLFKWADEALVEEIEALAVKQSTIENEINEVKDLILDMKKDITEIVEVVAALSTKLRK